CCTACTTCAACTATGGCAATTACCCCTTGTATTACTCACCAGGAGGGCAAGAAGTACGTCAAAGCGTATGGGCTGAATATTCGATAAACTACAATGATGTGCTTCAAGTCACACCTGGAATTCGTTATGACCATATAAAACTAGACGGTACCGGAAATCCAAGCCCAGCCTATAACCTCCCTGGAATGCACGATTATAGCTCGGTAACATATTCAGGTTGGTCACCTTCTTTAAGTACTCTATTAAAGATCAACAATAACATAAGCTTATTCGCCGATATCGCCTATAAAATGCGGGCTCCCATTATCGATGAGGTTTACTCAGTAGATAGTCTCACCTACTCCTCGCAACAACTGGAAGCTGAAAGAAACATTGCCAAGCGCGTTGGTTTGGTTTTCACTAAAGACAATTTGTTTACACAAGGGGATATCTTCAAAACACGTATCTCGTATTTCCATAACGATATTCGGCAAAATATTGAGCTTCTAAATGGTAGGGATAATCGTAACGCCTTTTTTGCCGAATACGGTTCTAAGCCAGACTACTTTAACGCGAGAGGGTATTACACCCAAGGCATTGAATTAGAAGCATATTATGACAGTAGATATCTTTTCGGTAGCCTAGCACTCTCTTGGATGGATGGCGAAATAAATGGTGAAGTCTACGATACTTTCAGTAGCAACAACGAAAGAGTTCCAGAAATATCGCCACTGACACTTACAACAATAGTTGGTTTCAAAGTTCCCGACTACGATATCACAGCAGGATGGAAAGCAAAGTTTGTCGACGATATTGACCATGTTTATGGTTTTGATGGATATGATGACGCGAAAGGTTTCGGCGTGCACGACATCTTTGCCAGCTGGACCCCGCAGGAAGGTCGCTTTAAAGACCTTGAACTACGTGCTTCTGTAGAAAATGTATTTGACAAAGAGTATACTCCTTACATGTCCCTTTATCCCGCTAAAGGGCGAAACTTCAAAGCATCTCTCAGCTATAAATTTTGATGGAGCTTTGAGCCATCGTGGTACTGATAGAGGCTTTGTGACCTATTGCTAATCGTTGAAGCGGCTTGCGTTCCATTGGGGTGTAGGCCGCTTTTTCTATTTCCTCCTATAAAATTACTCCCTTTGTGCAACTCTACCCCACTGCCAAGCAGTTTCAGCACCGCACGGGGTTCATGCAGTGGGCGAGGTGGGTCTCGTTAGTAACGAGAGTGGCAAGGCGGGCAGGCTGGGGCCTGCGCAGTGACTAAGTAAATATTTCTTCGGCTCCGGCATTTCCGCCTTGCCCGGGATTATTTTATGCGAAATATCGGGGTAACCAACGGCAGTCGAAAGTGCAGTTTCCTGCCGCTGCTCTCGAAAGCCGGGGGGGCTCCTTGTATCCGTCAGACCCTACAGCAAAGCCTGAACATATTTCACCGGGCGCGTTGAAGATGCGTTACCTCTCCAAAGCACCCCATCCCGACCCATAACTTGACGACGGACGGTCCGCCGCTGCTCGTTTTTATGGGCACGGGAAAATGATAGGGCATGAGTTGTGGGAGGGGGATAAGTTTTAAGGCAGCATAAACAGGGACATGGCCTTAACTGCCGTGTCCCTGTTTTATTTTCTTGCAGTTCCCAGTCCTTGACACCAATCAGCATCTGCCGAACCTACAGCCTCAACTGGATCCCGGCTCGGGGGCCGGGATGACCTTGCTTGAGGCTAAGGGCGTAACTGTGAAGCCAATGGAGGCGGGGCTGGAAAGCGTACTCTTAGAAGTCCCAGTCTTCATCTTCCGTGGCAACGGCTTTACCGATGACGTAGGAAGAGCCGGAGCCGGAGAAGAAGTCGTGGTTCTCGTCGGCGTTTGGTGACAAGGACGCCATGATGGCCGGGTTCACCTGACAGATGGTTTCAGGGAACAGACCTTCAAAGCCAAGGTTCTGCAAAGCCTTGTTGGCATTGTAATGCAAGAAGTGCTTCACATCCTCGGTTAGCCCAAGCGGATCATAAAGATCTTCAGTGTACTTGATCTCAAGATCATAAAGATCAAACAGCAGAGAAAAGGCGAAGTCTTTGATTTCCTTACGCTCAGCCTCTGGCAGGCGCTCCAGACCGCGCTGGAACTTGTAGCCGATGTAATAGCCATGCACCGCTTCATCACGAATGATCAGACGAATAAGGTCTGCCGTGTTGGTGAGCTTGGCGCGGCTAGACCAGTGCATTGGCAGGTAGAACCCTGAATAGAACAGGAAGCTCTCCAAAAACACGCTGGCAATCTTCTTCTTCAGCGGGCTGCTGGTGGCTTTATATTCATCCAGAATAATACGAGACTTGGCTTGCAGGAACTCGTTCTCTTCCGACCAGCGGAACGCATCATCCACCTCTGCCGTGCGGCACAAAGTCGAGAACACGGAGGAATAAGAGCGCGCATGCACCGCTTCCATAAACGCAATGTTGGTAAGCACCGCTTCTTCATGGGGCGTGACAGCATCCGGCATCAAAGTAGGAGCGCCAACTGTATTCTGGATCGTATCCAGAAGAGTCAGGCCAGTGAACACACGGATGGTGAGCTGCTGCTCCTCCGGCTTCAAAGAGGCCCAGCTTTGAATGTCGTTGGACAGAGGAACCTTTTCCGGCAACCAGAAATTGGATGTCAGCCGGTTCCAGATCTCCAGATCTTTTTCGTCCTGCAGGCGGTTCCAGTTAACGGCGCGCGCGACGGTCTTAGTAGCACTGTTCGTTGTCATCGTTATTCCTCAAACTTAAAGGGAGCAGGCCACGCAGCCTTCAACTTCCGTGCCTTCCAGTGCCATCTGGCGCAGGCGGATATAATAAATTGTCTTGATGCCCTTTTTCCAGGCATAAATCTGCGCCTTGTTGATGTCGCGCGTTGTGGCGGTATCAGGGAAGAACAGGGTCAAAGACAAGCCTTGGTCCACATGCTGCGTTGCCGCTGCATAGGTGTCGATCAACGCTTCCGGGCCAATCTCGTAGGCATCGCGGTAGTATTCCAGATTGTCGTTATTCATAAACGGCGCTGGGTAGTACACACGGCCAATCTTGCCCTCTTTGCGGATTTCCACTTTGGACACGATCGGGTGGATCGAGGAGGTGGAGTTATTGATGTAGCTGATTGAACCTGTTGGCGGCACAGCTTGCAGGTTGCGGTTGAACAGGCCGTCTTTCATGACAGCATCTTTCAAAGCCACCCACTCTTCACGGGTTGGAATGTGAATTCCAAACTTCTCAAAGAGGCTTGTAGCCCGCTGTGTTTCCGGCAACCAGTCCTGCTCCACGTACTTGTCGAAGAACACACCTGAGGCATACTCGGAGTTCTCAAAGCCTTTGAAGCTCGCGCCCCGCTCAATGGCCAGTGCGTTGGAGGCGCGCAGGCAATGGAACAGCACAGTGCAGAAATAGATGTTTGTAAAATCAACAGCTTCCGGGCTGCCATAATGAATGAGTTCGCGTGCGAGAAACCCGTGAAGGTTCATTTGACCAAGGCCAATGGCGTGGCTTTCTTCATTGCCACGGCGCACGGATGGCACTGAGTCAATGGAACTCATTTCAGAAACTGCAGTCAAAGACCGGATGGCTGTTTCAACAGTTCCGCCCAGATCACCACCATCCATTGCCTTGGCAATGTTCAGTGAACCCAGATTACAGGAGATATCGGCTCCCAGATGCTCATAGGACAGATCATCATTGAACAGACTCGCCTCATTCACCTGCAAGATCTCAGAGCACAGGTTCGACATATTAATGCGCCCTTCAACAGGGTTCGCTTTATTGGCTGTGTCTTCAAACAGAATATAAGGGTAACCGCTCTCGAACTGGATTTCAGCCAGTAACTGGAAGAACTCACGGGCGCGCAGTTTTGTTTTGCGGATCTGTGGGTTGTCCACCATCTCGCGGTATTTCTCGGTGACCGAGATTTCAGAGAACGGAACACCGTAGACCTTCTCAACGTCATGCGGCGAGAACAGGTACATTTCCTCGTTCTGCTTGGCCAGCTGGAACGTGATATCGGGAATAACAACACCAAGGGACAGCGTTTTAATACGGATTTTCTCATCCGCATTCTCGCGCTTGGTATCAAGGAAGCTGAGGATGTCCGGGTGATGGGCGTTCAGGTACACAGCGCCTGCACCCTGACGGGCGCCAAGCTGGTTGGCATAGCTGAAGCTATCTTCCAAAAGCTTCATCACCGGCACAATACCGGAGGACTGGTTCTCAACGCCTTTGATCGGCGCGCCAGCTTCACGCAGGTTGGTCAGCAGCAAAGCAACACCGCCGCCGCGCTTGGAAAGCTGCAGCGCAGAGTTGATGGACCGGCCAATGGATTCCATGTTGTCTTCAAGACGCAGAAGGAAACAGGAGATCAGCTCGCCGCGCTGCTTTTTACCCGCATTCAAGAATGTTGGTGTGGCTGGCTGAAACCGGTTGGAGATGGTTTCATTCATCATCTGCATGGCAAGGTTTTCATCGCCGCGCGCCAAAGCTAAGGCCACCATAACCACACGGTCTTCATAGCGCTCAAGGTAGCGCTTGCCGTCAAAGGTTTTCAGCGCGTAGCTGGTGTAAAACTTGAAGGCCCCGAGGAAGGTTGGGAAGCGGAACTTGCGGTCATAGGCGGCGATGAAGATAGATTTCACAAAGGCCGGATCATACTGGTCCAGAACCTCGGCTTCATAGTAGTTCTCGCGCACCAGATAGGAGAGCTTTTCCTCCAGCGAATGGAAGAAAACAGTATTCTGGTTTACATGCTCCAGAAAATACTGGCGTGCCGCCTGACGATCCGCGTCAAACTGAATTTTTCCCTCTGTATCGTAGAGGTTCAGCATGGCGTTCAGTGCGTGATAGTCCAGCCCCTGATAGGCGGCTACAGACTTTTCGAGAGTTGTTGTTTCCAAAATAAATCTAGTCCCTGACGAACCCGCGCAACGTCGCTGTCGGTGCCTGCAAGTTCGAACTTGTAAAGGCATGGACAGTCACATTTGGCGGCAATAACAGTGCCTGCATGGGCAAAAAATGCCCCGAAATTTCGGTTACCCGAAGCGATCACGCCCCTGAGCAAAGACCGGTTTGCTACATCATTCAAAAAAGCAATCACTTGCTTGTGCACCGCTCCCCTGCCCTCACCATCCGCATATGTGGGGGTGATAAGGACAAAGGGTTGTGTGACCTGCAGCATCTTTTGGGATGCGCGGGCCGGAATGCGCTCGGCCTCAAGACCGAGACGTTCAACAAAGCGGTGTGTATTTTCAGATGAGCTGGAGAAGTAGACGAGGCTGCTCAATTAATCAGGCGAGGCCGCCGATTTTGTCCGGGCGAAAGCCTGCCCAGTGTTGATCTCCTGCAATGACGACAGGAACCTGACGATAGCCCAGCGATTCAACTTGCGCCAGAGCATCCGCATCTTGTGTAAGGTCAATCACGTTGTAGGCAATACCTGCACTATCGAGCGCGCGCGTGGTTGCAGTACACTGCACACAGGCAGGTTTGGAATATACGGTAATGCTCATGCTTTCGTCCGCCTAGCATGGGAGAAGATCGAGACGGCAGGCTGCGGGCACAAAACTTGCGCACACCGAAGCCACAACGCTCCCGGACCCTCCGCCCGTGGTTGTCAAATTGTCTCTTGGCAGGTCTCCTGACTGCACAGCTCAAACACACCCTTCTAACCTTCCCGAAGTTTCCTTCAGTGGTACAAATAAAAGGCCGTTCACTGCTTACAGTTGCGGGGGCAGTGCCAGATTTTCACCGGCTTCCCTCTTCGCCTGCGAGTCGCCCCGCAAGAACCAAGCACACTCCATATAGTGCATCTAGATTTGAATGGGTCAATATATAGTGTGATTTACACAATTTAATACTGTGGAATTTAATGGAAAAATATGCAGCATCTGGAAAATATTTTTTAGCCGGATTGCTTTCAGATAGCCCAACCGGCCATGCGCCGCATACTTCATGCCTGCACATTTGACTTTATAAGTTTTAGCCACAGCGCTCATATCCAGCCACACCTTAGAAGTCAATTCAGGCACGCTTATTTTTGTTGGCACCGTAGCTCACCAACTCGCAAAAATACGTGTCCCCTTCTACAAATATCATGGTTCGTTACTCTCAATAAAGAAGGGGATAAAATCCACGAGCACCCCACCCGCAGGCGATCCATTTCAGCCACGATCACAAGCCTATCGCATTTGGTTCAGGAAACAGCACCTATGTGATGGGAGGAAGCGTGTTCATAGATGCAATGCTCATAAAATAACAGGGCTTTAACCCAGTCCTATAAACAGTTGCGGCACACCCAACCCAAGGCATATGCGCAAGGGAAGGGCGTGCAGCAATTCTTTGATAGTGCCGGTTTGTTTTAGCCTATTGTTTAGGCGCGTATCTTTAACCAGAAACCGGCATCCACTTTTCGGCGATACATTTTATGTGAAGATGAAGTCGCTCGCAGCAAGGTGATCAGGTGTAACACCGTCAATGATGACTGCATTACCGTCGGTATCAGTGATTGTTGTTGCTCCATGGGCGGTGGAGCCGTCCTCTGCGGTATACGCATGATCCTGATCATAAGAGATTGTCAGGTCATCCATGGAATTTACATCAGAACTGGAAAACATCAGCGTATCCGAGCCACTGTCATAGTCAGTAATCTCTGTGCTGCTTGGCTCGCAGGTATCGGAAAAGACAAATGTGTCACTCCCCGCACCTCCGGTGACGACATTATCGCCACCACCAGCATTAATGGTGTCATTCCCATCTCCACCGAAAATGAAATCGTTCCCGTTGCCTGCGGTAATTGTATCACCACCACTGCCGCCATAAATGGAATTGTCTCCATCACCTACGGTAATTGTGTTGGAACCGGTATGGGCTTCACTGGTATTGTCACTATAGCCCGCATAGATGATGTTATTCCCGTCTCCCGCAGTAATGTTATCATCGCCAAAGCCGCCAAAGATGGTGTTATTTCCATTTCCCGCATGAATTGTATCATTGTAGCTTAAAGAACTGTCGAAGGCAGAGTGATTGTCAGGGTTTTCATCCCCATAGATCGTTGCGTCAAAATTACTTTTATCACTTTTCGTTATAGTGTCGTCGCCGGTTCCACCTTCCAGAACAGCATCAACATCGTCTGCGTGGTGGGCATACTGAATATTATTGACATTAATTGTATCATCGCCAGAGCCACTATCAATATTTAACTGCAAGTCGGTGGCGTATGAACCGTGTTGCAAATTAAATTTAATGGTATCATTGCCATCGCCCAACCTTGTATTAAAGCCCGCGATCTGTGAGCTGTCATGCGTCATCTTACTCCAAGTCACATTAACGGTATCATCACCGCCACCCATATCAATGTTATAGTGAACCTGCTTGTGAGCTTCGATTCCACCACCTTTAATTGTGTAGTTATTGTCGCCATCGCCAAATGTCTTATTTTTTGTAGACATGCTTAACCTATATGCTTCTATTTCATTTAGTGTAGCCAGGACAGAGCGGGGCTGCGAGTGGAAGGTGAGCTCAACATGCTAACATTTCAAATTAACTATCATTAATATTCCAATATTTACTTAAATTTTGAAATAATATGCCGTTTAGGGAAACTTTGAAATTTGGAGTACTTACAGCGGCTTGTACAATAATAATCAAATATGTTTGATTGGAGAAACTTCAAATTTTATATCCATAATTTAATTTCTCAAGGGTAATGAGATGTTTTGAAGCGCTTCCGCGGCAGCAAATCAGGGGAAGATCCGCCATATTTCTGCCCACTTATACTAATCAGGCTTCAAGGGAACCTATAGAATTAATTATGGATACCGGCGCGGTGGCCGGTATAACCTCGCAAAGAATCTTGAATATCGTCCCGAATTAGAGCCGGAAGTCATTTTGTTCCGCGACAGGAAATTGCTGTCTACAGGTTTTACCAAAAGTATATTGAACTCAATCAAGCGTAACGCGCTCAAGAGTACGTCGCCAGTATCATCCAGTGGGCAGCTACTATTGAAACTCATTCTCAACTGACTTAGGAGTGAGTGCAGTTGGGGGAGACATGCGCATTCAATATCAACCAAAGAGCGACAAAGCAGCTCTATGGCGAAAGCTATGGGTGAGCTGGCTGTTGCTGTTTGCGCTGCTTTTGTCTTCTTTGATCCCCACAGGCATGATGCCAGGATCCAACACGGACGGAACGTTTACCGTTATACTATGCACCTCTTCCGGCCTTCGCCACATTACCATGAATAGTGATGGCAAAGAAGTTCCGCCCATTTCTGAAGAAGAGCGGAACCCCTGCATCTATTCGTCTGTCCTTGGAGCGCACGCCAGCATAAACGACCCCCTCAAGCTTTTGGTTCCCTCAGGCTTATCAGTACCGCAAGTCCATGCATTCGAGGCAATTTTCGATCAGCTGAAAACCTTGCCCGTTGGCGCAAGAGCGCCTCCAGCATCCATCACTCTTTAAAAAATCAGATCTCATTATCTTTTTACGGACAAAGCCTTGTTTCAACGCTCTGAGCCGTAAGTATTGCTGGAGTTTTTCGTGTCGAGTATCAATCACGAGTTAAATGCACTCGCCAACACACCCCTATCCGGGGATGCACGCCGATTTTATACCGCCGCATGGCGTTGGCATTTTTATGCCGGCCTGTATGTGGCCCCATTCCTGATCATACTGTCCGTCACCGGCCTTGTTATGATGTATATTGCGCTCATTGAGGGGCGCGATGGCGAGAAAATAACTGTTCCTGTTCCCCAAGGTGCTCAAGCTCTCAAAATTTCCGCGCAGACTGCAAAGGCTCTTGAAGCTGTCTCGGGAGGGAAAATCGTTGAATGGGTAAAGCCAACCACATCCGATGGTGCCTCTGTGTTTCGGGTGTCCGCAGAGGGCACAAACTACATGATTGCCATTGACCCCTTTGAAGGCACAGAAGTGAATACATGGCTTCGCAGAGATGGCTGGTATGACTTTGCAACCGATATTCATGCCACCTTACTCATTGGCACGACAGGGGACCGCCTGCTTGAGATTGCTGCAGGGTTCGGGGTGGTTCTTATTTTGACGGGCCTATACCTTTGGTGGCCAAGGCAGGAGAACGTTGCCACCGTTTTCTTTCCCACTCTTTCCTCGGGTGGGCGTAGCCTATGGAAGAACCTGCACCGAAGCGTTGGTTTTTACGTTTCAATTTTGCTTTTTCTCTTCCTGTTATCCGGCCTCTCGTGGACAGGTTTTTGGGGAGAGAAGTTTGTGCAGGCCTGGAATACGTTTCCCGCTGAAAAATGGGAGAACGTTCCCTTATCTGACGACATCCATGCATCCATGAACCACGGAGCGGTGAAAGATGTTCCTTGGTCTTTGGAACAAACGCCCCTCCCCGCCTCCGGTTCAGATGCGGGGCGCTTGGGCATAGACACAGGGATGCCTGTAGACATTGACAGTGTCTCGGACTTTGCACAAAAGCTTGGATACACGGGGCGTTTCAGGGTTTCTTTCCCTAAAGGAGAGGCGGGCGTCTGGACTGTTAATCA
This genomic window from Pseudovibrio sp. M1P-2-3 contains:
- the nrdF gene encoding class 1b ribonucleoside-diphosphate reductase subunit beta; its protein translation is MTTNSATKTVARAVNWNRLQDEKDLEIWNRLTSNFWLPEKVPLSNDIQSWASLKPEEQQLTIRVFTGLTLLDTIQNTVGAPTLMPDAVTPHEEAVLTNIAFMEAVHARSYSSVFSTLCRTAEVDDAFRWSEENEFLQAKSRIILDEYKATSSPLKKKIASVFLESFLFYSGFYLPMHWSSRAKLTNTADLIRLIIRDEAVHGYYIGYKFQRGLERLPEAERKEIKDFAFSLLFDLYDLEIKYTEDLYDPLGLTEDVKHFLHYNANKALQNLGFEGLFPETICQVNPAIMASLSPNADENHDFFSGSGSSYVIGKAVATEDEDWDF
- the nrdE gene encoding class 1b ribonucleoside-diphosphate reductase subunit alpha; this translates as METTTLEKSVAAYQGLDYHALNAMLNLYDTEGKIQFDADRQAARQYFLEHVNQNTVFFHSLEEKLSYLVRENYYEAEVLDQYDPAFVKSIFIAAYDRKFRFPTFLGAFKFYTSYALKTFDGKRYLERYEDRVVMVALALARGDENLAMQMMNETISNRFQPATPTFLNAGKKQRGELISCFLLRLEDNMESIGRSINSALQLSKRGGGVALLLTNLREAGAPIKGVENQSSGIVPVMKLLEDSFSYANQLGARQGAGAVYLNAHHPDILSFLDTKRENADEKIRIKTLSLGVVIPDITFQLAKQNEEMYLFSPHDVEKVYGVPFSEISVTEKYREMVDNPQIRKTKLRAREFFQLLAEIQFESGYPYILFEDTANKANPVEGRINMSNLCSEILQVNEASLFNDDLSYEHLGADISCNLGSLNIAKAMDGGDLGGTVETAIRSLTAVSEMSSIDSVPSVRRGNEESHAIGLGQMNLHGFLARELIHYGSPEAVDFTNIYFCTVLFHCLRASNALAIERGASFKGFENSEYASGVFFDKYVEQDWLPETQRATSLFEKFGIHIPTREEWVALKDAVMKDGLFNRNLQAVPPTGSISYINNSTSSIHPIVSKVEIRKEGKIGRVYYPAPFMNNDNLEYYRDAYEIGPEALIDTYAAATQHVDQGLSLTLFFPDTATTRDINKAQIYAWKKGIKTIYYIRLRQMALEGTEVEGCVACSL
- the nrdI gene encoding class Ib ribonucleoside-diphosphate reductase assembly flavoprotein NrdI, translating into MSSLVYFSSSSENTHRFVERLGLEAERIPARASQKMLQVTQPFVLITPTYADGEGRGAVHKQVIAFLNDVANRSLLRGVIASGNRNFGAFFAHAGTVIAAKCDCPCLYKFELAGTDSDVARVRQGLDLFWKQQLSKSL
- the nrdH gene encoding glutaredoxin-like protein NrdH, giving the protein MSITVYSKPACVQCTATTRALDSAGIAYNVIDLTQDADALAQVESLGYRQVPVVIAGDQHWAGFRPDKIGGLA
- a CDS encoding calcium-binding protein is translated as MSTKNKTFGDGDNNYTIKGGGIEAHKQVHYNIDMGGGDDTVNVTWSKMTHDSSQIAGFNTRLGDGNDTIKFNLQHGSYATDLQLNIDSGSGDDTINVNNIQYAHHADDVDAVLEGGTGDDTITKSDKSNFDATIYGDENPDNHSAFDSSLSYNDTIHAGNGNNTIFGGFGDDNITAGDGNNIIYAGYSDNTSEAHTGSNTITVGDGDNSIYGGSGGDTITAGNGNDFIFGGDGNDTINAGGGDNVVTGGAGSDTFVFSDTCEPSSTEITDYDSGSDTLMFSSSDVNSMDDLTISYDQDHAYTAEDGSTAHGATTITDTDGNAVIIDGVTPDHLAASDFIFT
- a CDS encoding DUF2946 family protein — its product is MSAVGGDMRIQYQPKSDKAALWRKLWVSWLLLFALLLSSLIPTGMMPGSNTDGTFTVILCTSSGLRHITMNSDGKEVPPISEEERNPCIYSSVLGAHASINDPLKLLVPSGLSVPQVHAFEAIFDQLKTLPVGARAPPASITL
- a CDS encoding PepSY-associated TM helix domain-containing protein — protein: MSSINHELNALANTPLSGDARRFYTAAWRWHFYAGLYVAPFLIILSVTGLVMMYIALIEGRDGEKITVPVPQGAQALKISAQTAKALEAVSGGKIVEWVKPTTSDGASVFRVSAEGTNYMIAIDPFEGTEVNTWLRRDGWYDFATDIHATLLIGTTGDRLLEIAAGFGVVLILTGLYLWWPRQENVATVFFPTLSSGGRSLWKNLHRSVGFYVSILLFLFLLSGLSWTGFWGEKFVQAWNTFPAEKWENVPLSDDIHASMNHGAVKDVPWSLEQTPLPASGSDAGRLGIDTGMPVDIDSVSDFAQKLGYTGRFRVSFPKGEAGVWTVNQDSMSNDAPNPTADRTVHIDQYTGKVLADVQFKDYTLMAKAMAVGIAFHEGDMGGWNVIVNTLTCLAVIFLSISGIIMWWVRRPKQGGLRLFAPKAPEGMPHWPAAMLIMLVVSLAFPLVALSLIAVLTVDLLLISRIARLRKALS